From a region of the Bradyrhizobium diazoefficiens genome:
- a CDS encoding GFA family protein — protein MIREGGCLCGAVRFKAEGEPLNVRICHCRLCQKAMGSPFFARAQFDQRALTVEGDTERYASSENIDRVFCKRCGTRLFAWRRNGTLAGVALSVFDDRNAFAPTEHIWVSEKPAWVKLDDGLTQYPGTIPV, from the coding sequence ATGATACGGGAAGGCGGATGCCTGTGCGGCGCGGTGCGGTTCAAGGCGGAGGGCGAGCCGCTCAACGTCCGCATCTGCCATTGCCGCCTCTGCCAGAAGGCGATGGGCTCGCCCTTCTTTGCGCGCGCCCAGTTCGACCAGCGCGCGCTGACGGTCGAAGGCGACACCGAGCGCTATGCCTCCTCGGAGAACATCGACCGCGTGTTCTGCAAGCGCTGCGGCACGCGCCTGTTTGCCTGGCGGCGCAACGGCACGCTCGCGGGCGTGGCACTTTCCGTTTTCGACGATCGCAACGCCTTTGCGCCGACCGAGCACATCTGGGTTTCGGAAAAGCCCGCCTGGGTGAAGCTCGACGATGGGCTGACGCAATATCCCGGGACGATTCCCGTATGA
- a CDS encoding site-2 protease family protein: MNISLYDLSVWVLPLLLAITFHEAAHGFVARRLGDDTASQLGRVSFNPLRHIDPFGTVILPAMLLFAHSPFLFGYAKPVPVNFRKLNNPKLDMVWVALAGPATNIVLALAAALAVHALPFVPAGSAQWIADNLKNAILINAVLAVFNMMPIPPLDGGRVAVGLLPRPLALPLARLEPFGMLILIALLILLPLAGSRFGLNLDVISAILRTLTGHVIQAVLFLTGNA; this comes from the coding sequence GTGAACATTTCCCTTTATGACCTCTCCGTGTGGGTGCTCCCCCTCCTGCTCGCCATCACCTTCCACGAGGCCGCGCACGGCTTCGTCGCGCGCCGGCTCGGCGACGACACGGCCTCGCAGCTCGGCCGCGTCAGCTTCAATCCGCTCCGGCATATCGACCCGTTCGGCACCGTGATCCTGCCGGCGATGCTGCTGTTCGCGCATTCGCCGTTCCTGTTCGGCTATGCCAAGCCGGTGCCGGTGAACTTCCGCAAGCTGAACAACCCGAAGCTCGACATGGTCTGGGTGGCGCTCGCCGGGCCCGCGACCAACATCGTGCTGGCGCTGGCCGCGGCCCTCGCGGTTCACGCCCTTCCCTTCGTCCCCGCCGGTTCGGCGCAATGGATCGCCGACAACCTCAAGAACGCGATCCTCATCAACGCGGTATTGGCGGTGTTCAACATGATGCCGATCCCGCCGCTCGATGGCGGGCGCGTCGCGGTCGGGCTATTGCCCCGCCCCCTCGCCTTGCCGCTGGCCCGGCTCGAGCCGTTCGGGATGCTGATCCTGATCGCGCTGCTGATCCTGCTGCCCCTTGCCGGGTCCCGGTTCGGTCTAAATCTTGATGTTATTTCAGCAATACTGCGAACGTTGACCGGTCATGTGATTCAGGCTGTTCTCTTCCTGACCGGCAATGCGTAG
- a CDS encoding SDR family NAD(P)-dependent oxidoreductase, with amino-acid sequence MNKIDLDGRAAIVTGGAQGFGRAITERFVASGAKVAIWDFDAALAEKTAREIGDSVRVFKVDVTDTKAVEQARDATLAAFGKIDILVNNAGIAGVNKPVWETDLEEWRKVLRVNLDGPFICCKAIVPAMLEQKYGRIVNIASIAGKEGNPNASHYSASKAGLIALTKSLGKELAAHDILVNAVTPAAAKTAIFDQMTQQHIDFMLSKIPKGRFVLVEELAAMVAWLASEDCAFSTGAVFDISGGRATY; translated from the coding sequence ATGAACAAGATCGATCTCGACGGCCGCGCCGCCATCGTCACCGGCGGCGCCCAGGGCTTTGGCCGCGCGATCACCGAGCGCTTTGTTGCCTCGGGCGCCAAGGTCGCGATCTGGGATTTCGATGCCGCGCTGGCCGAGAAGACCGCGAGGGAGATCGGCGACAGCGTCCGCGTCTTCAAGGTGGACGTCACCGACACCAAGGCCGTCGAGCAGGCCCGCGACGCCACGCTGGCTGCTTTCGGCAAGATCGACATCCTCGTCAACAATGCCGGCATCGCCGGCGTCAACAAGCCGGTCTGGGAGACCGATCTGGAGGAATGGCGGAAAGTCCTGCGCGTCAATCTCGACGGTCCCTTCATCTGCTGCAAGGCGATCGTGCCCGCGATGCTCGAGCAGAAATACGGGCGCATCGTGAATATCGCCTCCATCGCCGGCAAGGAAGGCAATCCGAACGCCTCGCACTACTCGGCCTCCAAGGCCGGTCTGATCGCGCTGACGAAGTCGCTCGGCAAGGAGCTCGCCGCCCACGACATCCTCGTCAATGCGGTGACGCCGGCGGCCGCGAAGACCGCGATCTTCGACCAGATGACGCAGCAGCACATCGATTTCATGCTGTCGAAGATCCCCAAGGGCCGCTTCGTGCTGGTAGAAGAGCTTGCCGCGATGGTGGCCTGGCTCGCGTCCGAGGACTGCGCGTTCTCGACCGGCGCGGTGTTCGACATCTCGGGCGGACGGGCAACCTATTGA
- a CDS encoding IlvD/Edd family dehydratase, producing the protein MTKKPTNGHAPAGNGSRRHLRSQEWFNNPHNPGMTALYMERYLNYGLTRAELQSGKPIIGIAQTGNDLSPCNRHHIELAHRVREGIREAGGIAMEFPTHPIQETGKRPTAALDRNLAYLGLVEILYGYPLDGVVLTTGCDKTTPACMMAAATVNLPAIVLSGGPMLNGWYAGERTGSGTIVWKSRERLAAGEIDYEEFMEIVASSAPSVGHCNTMGTASTMNGLAEALGFSLPGCAAIPAPYRERGQIAYETGKRAVEMVWEDLKPSDILTRKAFENCIVINSAIGGSTNAPIHINALARHIGVELTIEDWQKFGHDVPLLVNMQPAGFYLGEEFHRAGGVPAVVRELMKHKRIHEDAVTVNGRGIGENCVNAPKPDNDVIRTYEKPLVKDAGFLVLKGNLFDSAIMKTSVISKEFRDRYLSNPKDPGAFEGRAIVFEGPEDYHARIDDASLDIDERCVLFIRGTGPIGYPGGAEVVNMQPPAALIKRGILSLPCIGDGRQSGTSGSPSILNASPEAAANGGLAVLRTGDKVRIDLNKGSANILISDEELKKRHAELKADGGFKHPPNQTPWQEIYRNTVGQHSTGACMELATRYQNVAGTFGVARDNH; encoded by the coding sequence ATGACAAAAAAACCAACCAATGGGCACGCGCCCGCCGGCAACGGCTCTCGACGCCACCTTCGCTCGCAGGAATGGTTCAACAATCCGCACAACCCGGGCATGACTGCGCTCTACATGGAGCGCTACCTCAATTACGGCCTCACCCGCGCCGAGTTGCAATCCGGCAAGCCGATCATCGGCATCGCCCAGACCGGCAACGACCTTTCCCCCTGCAACCGCCACCATATCGAGCTTGCCCATCGCGTCCGCGAAGGCATCCGCGAGGCCGGCGGCATCGCGATGGAATTCCCGACCCATCCGATTCAGGAGACCGGCAAGCGCCCGACCGCGGCGCTCGACCGCAACCTCGCCTATCTCGGCCTCGTCGAGATCCTCTACGGCTATCCGCTCGACGGCGTCGTGCTCACGACCGGCTGCGACAAGACCACGCCAGCCTGCATGATGGCGGCGGCGACCGTGAACCTGCCCGCGATCGTGCTGTCGGGCGGCCCGATGCTCAACGGCTGGTACGCCGGCGAGCGCACCGGCTCCGGCACCATCGTCTGGAAATCGCGCGAGCGCCTTGCCGCCGGCGAGATCGACTATGAAGAGTTCATGGAGATCGTGGCCTCCTCGGCGCCGTCCGTCGGCCATTGCAACACCATGGGCACCGCCTCGACCATGAACGGGCTGGCCGAAGCGCTCGGCTTTTCGCTGCCCGGCTGTGCGGCGATCCCGGCGCCCTATCGCGAGCGCGGCCAGATCGCCTACGAGACGGGCAAGCGCGCCGTCGAGATGGTCTGGGAAGACCTCAAGCCCTCGGACATCCTGACGCGCAAGGCGTTCGAGAACTGCATCGTGATCAATTCCGCGATCGGCGGCTCGACCAACGCGCCGATCCACATCAACGCGCTGGCCCGTCATATCGGCGTCGAGCTCACGATCGAGGACTGGCAGAAATTCGGCCACGACGTCCCGCTGCTGGTCAACATGCAGCCGGCCGGCTTCTATCTCGGCGAGGAATTCCACCGTGCCGGCGGCGTGCCGGCCGTGGTGCGCGAACTGATGAAGCACAAGCGCATTCATGAAGACGCCGTCACCGTCAACGGCCGCGGCATCGGCGAGAACTGCGTCAATGCGCCAAAGCCCGACAACGACGTGATCCGGACTTACGAGAAGCCGCTGGTGAAGGATGCCGGCTTCCTGGTGCTGAAGGGCAATCTGTTCGACTCCGCGATCATGAAGACCAGCGTGATCTCGAAGGAGTTCCGCGACCGCTATCTCAGCAACCCGAAAGACCCTGGCGCATTCGAGGGCCGCGCCATCGTGTTCGAGGGTCCGGAGGACTATCACGCGCGGATCGACGATGCCTCGCTCGACATCGATGAGCGCTGCGTGCTGTTCATCCGCGGCACCGGCCCGATCGGCTATCCCGGCGGCGCCGAGGTCGTGAACATGCAGCCGCCGGCGGCGCTGATCAAACGCGGCATCCTGTCCCTGCCCTGCATCGGCGACGGCCGCCAGTCCGGCACGTCCGGATCGCCCTCGATCCTGAACGCCTCGCCGGAAGCTGCCGCCAATGGCGGGCTTGCGGTCCTCAGGACCGGCGACAAGGTGCGCATCGACCTCAACAAGGGCAGCGCCAACATCCTGATCTCGGACGAGGAGTTGAAGAAGCGCCACGCCGAGCTGAAGGCCGATGGCGGCTTCAAGCATCCGCCGAACCAGACGCCGTGGCAGGAGATCTATCGCAACACCGTCGGCCAGCACTCGACCGGCGCCTGCATGGAGCTCGCCACGCGCTACCAGAACGTCGCGGGGACGTTTGGTGTGGCGCGGGATAATCACTGA
- the exbB gene encoding tonB-system energizer ExbB, with translation MKTMSLQASLAAAAMLAAAWLASPVAAQTQTPPAPAQSAAQPSAASPVPSATAPAAATPAAPAPSASTATAPAVPTIPPRATVSTTAKPDGAAIAPAMRELSPWIMFMSADVIVKAVMIGLAFASLVTWTVFIAKSIELSVASARLRSALKKIAETRSLAEAQMALGAKEGILPSFLAAALREARMSAGLSSDTGIKERAASSFSEIMRAEARRVRIGMGVLATIGSTSPFVGLFGTVWGIMNSFIGISKSQTTNLAVVAPGIAEALLATAIGLVAAIPAVIIYNHFSRVTKGYLELVSRASGAAARLLSRDLDRSHGSVHSRAAE, from the coding sequence ATGAAGACCATGTCCCTCCAAGCAAGCCTTGCCGCAGCCGCGATGCTGGCGGCCGCCTGGCTCGCTTCCCCTGTCGCCGCCCAGACACAAACCCCGCCGGCACCAGCCCAATCGGCGGCTCAGCCGTCTGCGGCCAGCCCGGTTCCGTCAGCAACTGCGCCAGCGGCTGCGACGCCTGCTGCCCCGGCGCCTTCGGCTTCGACGGCAACCGCTCCGGCTGTTCCGACAATTCCCCCCCGCGCCACCGTTTCGACGACCGCAAAGCCCGACGGGGCGGCCATCGCGCCGGCGATGAGGGAACTGTCGCCCTGGATCATGTTCATGTCGGCGGACGTCATCGTGAAGGCGGTGATGATCGGGCTCGCCTTCGCATCGCTGGTGACCTGGACCGTCTTCATCGCCAAGTCGATCGAACTGTCGGTCGCATCCGCCAGGCTTCGTTCGGCATTGAAGAAGATTGCGGAGACGCGCTCCCTCGCCGAAGCGCAAATGGCGCTGGGAGCCAAGGAGGGTATCCTGCCGTCCTTCCTGGCGGCGGCCCTGCGCGAGGCGCGGATGTCGGCCGGCCTGTCCAGCGATACCGGCATCAAGGAGCGCGCGGCCTCCAGTTTTTCCGAGATCATGCGCGCCGAGGCGCGGCGCGTCCGGATCGGCATGGGCGTGCTCGCGACCATCGGCTCCACGTCCCCCTTCGTCGGCCTGTTCGGCACGGTCTGGGGCATCATGAACAGCTTCATCGGGATCTCGAAGTCGCAGACCACGAACCTCGCCGTCGTCGCGCCGGGCATCGCCGAGGCGCTGCTCGCCACCGCGATAGGCCTCGTCGCGGCGATCCCCGCCGTCATCATCTACAATCACTTCTCGCGCGTGACGAAGGGCTATCTCGAGCTCGTCAGTCGCGCCTCGGGTGCCGCGGCGCGACTGCTCTCGCGCGATCTCGACCGCAGCCACGGCAGCGTGCATTCGCGCGCAGCGGAGTGA
- a CDS encoding SDR family oxidoreductase yields MTDRLKGKRAVVTAAAAGIGRACATAFAREGATVIATDINESGIASLTKEGIAEVAKLDVRSTADVNAFAKRVGKIDILLNAAGFVHHGTILECSEEDFDFSFDLNVKSMHRTIRAFLPEMLAAGGGSIVNISSCAALRPPANRYVYSASKAAVSLLTRAVALDFITKGIRCNSICPGTVETPSMLDRAAAQGPQGKEMFISRQKMGRLGTADEIAAMAVYLGSDESAFTTGVDLVVDGGYML; encoded by the coding sequence ATGACAGACCGCCTCAAGGGTAAACGCGCCGTCGTCACGGCTGCGGCCGCTGGCATCGGGCGCGCCTGCGCCACCGCATTCGCGCGTGAAGGCGCAACCGTCATCGCCACCGACATCAACGAGAGCGGCATCGCGAGCCTGACCAAGGAAGGCATCGCCGAAGTCGCGAAACTCGACGTCCGCAGCACCGCCGACGTCAATGCCTTCGCCAAGCGTGTCGGCAAGATCGACATCCTGCTGAATGCGGCGGGCTTCGTCCACCACGGCACCATCCTGGAATGTTCGGAAGAGGATTTTGATTTCTCGTTCGACCTCAACGTCAAATCGATGCATCGCACCATCAGGGCGTTCCTGCCCGAAATGCTGGCCGCCGGCGGCGGCAGCATCGTCAACATCTCGTCCTGCGCGGCGCTGCGGCCGCCGGCCAACCGCTACGTCTACAGCGCGTCGAAAGCGGCGGTGTCGCTGCTGACCCGCGCGGTCGCGCTCGACTTCATCACCAAGGGCATCCGCTGCAATAGCATCTGCCCCGGCACCGTCGAGACGCCCTCGATGCTCGATCGCGCCGCCGCGCAAGGCCCGCAAGGCAAGGAGATGTTCATCTCCCGTCAGAAGATGGGCCGACTCGGCACCGCCGACGAGATCGCAGCGATGGCCGTCTATCTCGGCAGTGACGAGAGCGCCTTTACCACCGGCGTCGACCTCGTCGTCGACGGCGGCTACATGCTCTGA
- the exbD gene encoding TonB system transport protein ExbD yields the protein MAVSLADHDDDDDFGETHDINVTPFIDVILVLLIIFMVAAPLSTVDLPIDLPTSSATPQKKPDKPTYLSIKPDLTLAIGENPVQRAELIGTLDGMSDMSKDKYVFLRADRSVPYGELMGVMELLRSGGYTRVKLVALEGAPVAPAAGAAQP from the coding sequence ATGGCCGTTTCGCTCGCAGACCATGATGACGACGACGATTTCGGCGAAACGCATGACATCAACGTCACGCCGTTCATCGACGTCATCCTGGTGCTGCTGATCATCTTCATGGTCGCAGCTCCGCTCTCCACGGTCGATCTGCCGATCGACCTGCCGACGTCGAGCGCGACGCCGCAGAAGAAGCCGGACAAGCCGACCTATCTCAGCATCAAGCCCGATCTGACGCTTGCCATCGGAGAAAACCCGGTCCAGCGGGCCGAGCTGATCGGGACGCTCGACGGAATGTCGGACATGAGCAAGGACAAGTACGTCTTCCTGCGTGCCGATCGTTCGGTGCCGTATGGTGAGTTGATGGGCGTCATGGAGCTCTTGCGCTCGGGCGGCTACACGCGGGTGAAGCTGGTGGCACTGGAAGGCGCCCCGGTGGCGCCTGCGGCAGGCGCCGCTCAGCCTTAA
- a CDS encoding energy transducer TonB has product MSDEPRPSRKLWILAAVAALVLHLGGAALALAHLRVDDDGDGLGAAGAEFAVEIASPKAPDTDLPPGPDSEAMQEQQALPEQKAETKETELPKDQSQEVDDPDRIVTENISKKAQDEDPKIAAVETPAAEASPKSVATARQTLDEDAREAEKALAPVLGFGKDILKITADWNRKISAHLAAHKVNPEGKHPNNQIVKVSFALNRKGNVISVDVVESSGDAAYDAAAIAMIHKSDPFPTPPAALTEDRIERTVPIIFKPPDEKKKKKTAQRQ; this is encoded by the coding sequence ATGTCGGACGAACCCAGACCATCTCGGAAGCTCTGGATCCTGGCGGCGGTGGCGGCGCTCGTGCTCCATCTGGGTGGGGCTGCGCTCGCGCTGGCGCATTTGCGCGTCGATGATGACGGCGACGGTCTTGGTGCGGCCGGTGCGGAGTTCGCCGTCGAGATAGCTTCGCCAAAAGCGCCCGATACCGATCTTCCGCCGGGACCTGACAGCGAAGCGATGCAGGAGCAACAGGCGCTTCCCGAGCAAAAGGCCGAGACCAAGGAAACGGAGCTGCCGAAGGATCAGTCGCAAGAGGTCGACGATCCCGACCGCATCGTTACCGAAAACATCTCGAAGAAGGCCCAGGACGAGGACCCGAAGATCGCGGCAGTCGAAACTCCTGCTGCCGAGGCATCGCCGAAATCGGTTGCGACGGCTCGGCAGACGCTCGATGAGGACGCGCGCGAGGCCGAGAAGGCGTTGGCGCCGGTGCTTGGCTTCGGCAAGGATATCCTCAAGATCACGGCGGACTGGAACCGCAAGATCAGCGCGCATCTCGCAGCCCACAAGGTCAATCCGGAGGGCAAGCACCCCAATAACCAGATCGTAAAGGTGAGCTTCGCGCTCAATCGAAAGGGGAACGTGATTTCGGTCGACGTCGTGGAGTCGTCCGGAGATGCGGCTTATGATGCGGCCGCGATCGCCATGATCCACAAGTCCGACCCCTTCCCGACACCGCCTGCCGCGCTCACCGAGGATCGGATCGAACGCACCGTCCCCATCATTTTCAAGCCGCCGGACGAGAAGAAAAAGAAGAAGACGGCTCAGCGCCAGTAG
- a CDS encoding Fe2+-dependent dioxygenase codes for MLTCIENVLSKDDVADFRRIMDASDWEDGRSTAGAQSAMVKRNEQLPPDSEVARKLGNRIISALTSNPRFIAAAIPLQIFPPLFNRYAASSSHHFGLHVDNAIRGDRLTGLRIRTDLSVTLFLAEPEEYDGGELVIEDTYGSHEVKLPAGDCVLYPSTSLHLVTPVTRGTRVASFFWLQSMIRDDQARSMIFDLDTAIQALVQRFGRDDPETVKLTGIYHNLIRYWAEV; via the coding sequence ATGCTGACATGCATCGAAAACGTTCTCAGCAAGGATGATGTGGCGGATTTCCGCCGCATCATGGATGCCAGCGACTGGGAGGACGGCCGCTCCACCGCCGGCGCGCAGTCGGCCATGGTCAAGCGCAACGAGCAATTGCCGCCGGACAGCGAGGTCGCGCGCAAGCTCGGCAACCGCATCATCTCGGCGCTGACGTCGAACCCGCGCTTCATCGCGGCAGCGATACCGCTCCAGATCTTTCCGCCGTTGTTCAACCGCTATGCGGCGAGCAGCAGCCACCATTTCGGCCTGCATGTCGACAATGCGATCCGCGGCGACCGTCTGACGGGCCTTCGCATCCGCACAGATCTGTCGGTCACGCTGTTCCTCGCCGAGCCGGAAGAGTACGATGGTGGCGAACTTGTGATCGAGGACACGTACGGCTCGCACGAAGTGAAGTTGCCAGCCGGCGACTGCGTGCTCTATCCCTCGACCAGCCTCCATCTCGTCACTCCGGTGACAAGGGGAACGCGGGTTGCGTCTTTCTTCTGGCTTCAGAGCATGATACGGGACGATCAAGCCCGGAGCATGATCTTCGACCTCGACACCGCGATACAGGCGCTGGTGCAACGGTTCGGGCGTGACGATCCCGAAACGGTCAAATTGACGGGTATCTATCACAACCTCATTCGCTACTGGGCCGAAGTATGA
- a CDS encoding TonB-dependent receptor: MGQVVAPKSLRSVAAFNPMDERSAGVSGKKVSAVASLIAVASVSSGAQAQQSNLPPVTVDAPVQRPRPTASKPSPEQVRARNALRRAAQRQQAQPVGPTTPSGPADANPYADPAAPYKVDHVQAGGKFPEKLVDTPKSITVLSKEVLEDKNATTLKQAILSTAGVTLGSGEGGNAFGDRFFIRGFDARNDIFIDGVRDSGVSVRENFFTEQVEILRGPGSTFSGRGVAGGAINIVTKQATTGKSFYNMDTTFGTDQTKRVTLDVNQVIDPTLAVRVGGLFQDANVAGRDYVTDNRNGAFVATTWKPTDAIKVTGNYIHTELTGLPDFGVPYYRPSTASTAGGPFPDFGASRRNWYGFVNRDFFRTGQDIGTINAEVQITPDLMISNKFRASRSTQNYIGTLPESPSLKDPLSASTLTANPQSRFQITDVLANQTEATYKFLDGVGFKHTALAGVEVDRERSSIDRYLGLTSEATGIPSSPSGSPTNTSVFFPQNTYLPFGIPSLSGLPTKIGIDTVSGYVMDSANYHDLLILNGGFRYDDYNIKASGYAANGTFGQQSAEFLIPNFNLGLTLKPAPNGSVYVAYATSANPVGAEFDGTSTAYGGLNPTLPGGNTQIFGPEKNKAIELGTKWELFDRHLLLTAALFQTTKENARESQNVSSAAAAAPLGCVYPTGTTGNISCITAGAAYRIRGIDLGVGGKITDKWSVFGGLVLMQSEVTQSLAPPANKVLYSTNVGRPLANIAHQSFSLLSKYQLNDTWELGGQAVYRSKIYGGTLLAANQGTSLPSYWRFDAFAEAKLDQHWKLKLFVNNIFDKRYYDALYQSAAPFVLEAPGRAAYVVLSARY; this comes from the coding sequence ATGGGGCAGGTGGTCGCACCGAAGTCGTTGCGTTCGGTCGCAGCATTCAATCCGATGGATGAGAGGTCCGCGGGCGTTTCTGGCAAGAAGGTCTCGGCGGTTGCGAGCTTGATAGCGGTGGCGTCGGTGTCGAGCGGCGCGCAGGCGCAGCAGTCGAACTTGCCGCCGGTAACGGTCGATGCTCCGGTCCAGCGTCCGCGTCCGACGGCCTCGAAGCCCTCGCCGGAGCAGGTCCGCGCCCGCAACGCGCTTCGCCGCGCTGCGCAGCGCCAGCAGGCACAGCCGGTGGGTCCGACCACACCATCCGGCCCGGCTGACGCCAATCCCTATGCCGATCCGGCGGCGCCCTACAAGGTCGACCATGTGCAGGCCGGCGGCAAATTTCCGGAGAAGCTGGTCGATACTCCGAAGTCGATCACCGTTCTCAGCAAGGAAGTCCTCGAGGACAAGAACGCCACGACGCTGAAGCAGGCGATCCTCAGCACGGCTGGTGTAACACTTGGCTCGGGCGAGGGTGGCAATGCGTTCGGCGACCGCTTCTTCATCCGCGGCTTCGACGCACGTAACGACATCTTTATCGATGGCGTGCGCGATTCCGGTGTTAGCGTGCGTGAGAACTTCTTCACCGAGCAGGTCGAGATCCTGCGTGGTCCGGGCTCGACTTTTTCCGGCCGCGGTGTCGCGGGTGGTGCGATCAACATCGTCACCAAGCAGGCGACGACCGGGAAGAGCTTCTACAACATGGACACGACGTTCGGGACCGACCAGACCAAGCGCGTCACCCTTGACGTCAACCAGGTGATCGATCCTACGCTCGCCGTTCGTGTCGGCGGCCTGTTCCAGGACGCCAACGTCGCGGGCCGCGACTACGTTACCGACAACCGAAACGGTGCTTTCGTCGCGACGACGTGGAAGCCGACCGATGCGATCAAGGTCACCGGCAACTACATTCACACCGAACTGACGGGTCTTCCGGATTTCGGCGTGCCCTACTATCGCCCGAGCACCGCGTCCACCGCCGGCGGTCCGTTCCCGGATTTCGGCGCGAGCCGCAGGAATTGGTACGGCTTCGTCAATCGCGACTTCTTCCGGACGGGCCAGGACATCGGCACGATCAACGCGGAAGTGCAGATCACCCCCGATCTGATGATCAGCAACAAGTTCCGCGCTTCGCGTTCGACCCAAAACTACATCGGCACGCTGCCGGAATCGCCCTCGCTCAAGGACCCCCTCTCGGCTTCGACGTTGACGGCCAATCCGCAGAGCCGCTTTCAGATTACCGACGTGCTCGCCAACCAGACCGAGGCGACCTACAAGTTCCTGGACGGGGTGGGATTCAAGCATACAGCGCTTGCGGGCGTCGAGGTCGATCGCGAGCGGTCGTCGATCGACAGATATCTTGGGCTCACTTCGGAGGCCACCGGCATTCCCTCCAGCCCTTCGGGCTCGCCGACCAACACCAGCGTCTTCTTTCCGCAGAATACGTATCTTCCGTTTGGAATTCCCTCGCTTTCGGGTCTGCCGACCAAGATCGGCATCGACACGGTCAGCGGCTACGTCATGGATAGCGCGAACTACCACGACCTGCTGATCCTCAACGGCGGCTTTCGCTACGACGACTACAACATCAAGGCGTCCGGTTATGCCGCGAACGGCACGTTCGGTCAGCAGTCGGCCGAGTTCCTGATCCCCAACTTCAATCTCGGTCTCACGCTGAAGCCGGCGCCGAACGGCAGCGTCTACGTGGCCTATGCGACTTCGGCTAATCCGGTCGGCGCCGAGTTCGACGGCACCAGCACGGCCTATGGCGGCCTCAATCCGACGCTTCCCGGCGGCAACACCCAGATCTTCGGGCCCGAGAAGAATAAAGCCATCGAACTCGGCACCAAATGGGAGCTATTCGATCGTCATCTGCTTCTGACCGCGGCCCTGTTCCAGACCACCAAGGAGAACGCGCGCGAGTCGCAGAACGTCAGTAGCGCGGCCGCTGCTGCCCCCTTGGGATGTGTCTATCCGACCGGAACGACCGGCAACATATCTTGCATCACCGCCGGTGCCGCCTACCGCATCCGCGGCATCGATCTCGGCGTCGGCGGCAAGATCACAGACAAGTGGAGCGTGTTCGGCGGTCTCGTGCTGATGCAGTCGGAAGTAACGCAGTCGCTGGCGCCGCCGGCCAACAAGGTGCTGTACTCGACCAATGTCGGGCGCCCGCTCGCCAATATCGCGCACCAGTCGTTCAGCCTGCTGTCGAAATATCAGCTCAACGACACCTGGGAACTGGGTGGACAGGCGGTGTATCGCTCCAAGATCTACGGCGGCACTTTGCTCGCGGCCAATCAGGGCACGTCGCTGCCGAGCTACTGGCGCTTTGATGCGTTCGCGGAGGCGAAGCTCGATCAGCACTGGAAGCTCAAATTGTTTGTGAACAACATCTTCGACAAGCGCTACTACGACGCGCTGTACCAAAGCGCTGCACCGTTCGTGCTGGAAGCACCGGGCCGTGCCGCCTATGTGGTGCTCTCCGCACGCTACTGA